The following nucleotide sequence is from Pseudonocardia abyssalis.
CCACCGCTCCGCCCACGCCTACGTGCACCGCACCGCTCTGGCCGACGAGTCGGTCAACCTCGCGTGCTCCGGGGCGGAGGCGGCCGACGTCGGCTTCGGGTCCGGCTCGCACTACACGGAGGGTTCGCAGGCGGCGCGGCTCGGGGAGGTGGCGCGGGAGTACCGGGTCACCACGGTGATCCTGCAGGTCGGGGCGAACGACGAACCCGAGCTCACCGGCACCGGCATCGCCTGCATCCGCGCCTACCTCGACCCGACGGTGCCCCCGTGCCGGGAGTCGCTCGGGGCGGACGTCCCCGGGCGGATGGCTGCGGTGGCGCCGCGCGTGGAGTCGGTGGTGCGCGACGTGCGGGCCGCGATGGGGCAGGCCGGGTACGCCGACGACGACTACGTGCTCGTGCTCGCCTCCTACGCCTCGCCCGTCACGGAGGCGATGGTGCCGCTGCAGGGCGCCCGCGGGTGCCCGTACAGCCGGGCCGACGCGGGTTGGGGTCGCACGGTGGTGTTCCCCGCGCTGTCCGACGCCCTGCGGGGCGTGGCGGAGCGCACCGGGGTGCGGTTCATCGACATGGCGCGGGCCACCGAGGGGTTCGAGGCGTGCAGCCGCAGCCCCCGCTCGGAGGAGTGGCAGCGGCGGATCACGGTCGACCCGGAGGCGTTCGTCTACGGCGGGCTCGACGCGGTGGGCTACCACCTGGCCCAGGAGTCGTTCCACCCCACGGCCGCGGCGCACGCGGAGATGGGCCGGTGCATCGGGGAGTTCGTCCGGTCCGGTGCCCCGGGCGCGGCCTGCGTCGCCGGGGCCGACGGCCGGGTCCGGGCCGAGGTGGGCGCCGCCGCGGCGTCGCCCGCCTGAGGCCCGCCCGCCCGAAACACCGTCAGCCGGGCAGGACCACCAGGTCGCGGGGGCGGGTGTTGAGGCGCTCGCAGCCGTCCTCGGTCACCACGACGATGTCCTCGATGCGGGCACCCCACTCCCCGTCGAGGTACACGCCCGGCTCCACGCTGAAGGCCATGCCCGGCTCGAGGGTCAGCGCGTTGC
It contains:
- a CDS encoding GDSL-type esterase/lipase family protein, with the protein product MIRSRRLLLPALAVLLLTSLGAPPAGAAERRSAVVALGDSAASGEGAGDYVAGTRGEGGDWCHRSAHAYVHRTALADESVNLACSGAEAADVGFGSGSHYTEGSQAARLGEVAREYRVTTVILQVGANDEPELTGTGIACIRAYLDPTVPPCRESLGADVPGRMAAVAPRVESVVRDVRAAMGQAGYADDDYVLVLASYASPVTEAMVPLQGARGCPYSRADAGWGRTVVFPALSDALRGVAERTGVRFIDMARATEGFEACSRSPRSEEWQRRITVDPEAFVYGGLDAVGYHLAQESFHPTAAAHAEMGRCIGEFVRSGAPGAACVAGADGRVRAEVGAAAASPA